CAATTCTTCACGCTAGAGGTCATTTTCACCCCCTTCTGTGCAtatccctcccccttccccccccctcagcGCATTGATGGGGTGTCCTTGCGCACACTGTCGCCCTGcatcccctcttttctccccaccaccgtcacctctCGTTCCCTATGCGTGGTGAAACACATAGATGCACCTCAAACGCCCTATACCCCGACGCACGTCTGCTTGCACCCCCCATACACctgccccttcctccccccgcacTTACAACCGGCGATCCGCAGTACGATAGGGATGGATGCATTAGCTGTTCAGCACTCCTCGCAGCAAACGAATAGCAGCACGCCTGGCTCCCACGTTCTCTTACCCGACAACGACGATCGCCGCGATCCATATCTCCTCCCTATCATCTTCCCGCCCAATAGCATCGACTCAACCTCTCCTGCACCGTTGCCTTCGATGCGGCACAACGGGCTTGCGTCGTCTGCTTCGCACCCGCGTATCACCGACGACTGGGACGCCTCCGCTCAGAGTCAGACGTCGACCTCATCGGCCTCGTCGCTCTTCACGTGCTCGAGCGCTCCGCTTTTAGGCTCGgaggcacgcagcagcgttCTCCTAGGCGATACACGAGCCACGAGAGACATGGAGGGAGTCGCCATACCTGACTCCACTGCCGTGGGAGGTGCATTCTCACCGCGACACGGTGTTGTCGTACACCCTTCGACTCAGCCGATAACAAAGTGCGTACCGGAACTCACCGCCGCAGAGAAAGGCccggagacggaggaggtaCAGAGCTGCATGACACTGTCGTCTACCGCAAGTTCTCCAGAGGCGTTTCCTCTGACagaagcggcgccaccgccgccacagcagccgtggGTGCTTCTCTCATCGTCCAGCAACGAAGGCCACTACGGGCAGCATAAGGATGATGAGGTCGCGCAACTGCTCTCCTGTAGCAGCTCCGTCCCAAGCCTCCCCACAGTGCTCACCTCGTCTGCGATGTTTGGCGGGACCGCCGTCGATGAGCCATCCTCCCTGAGCCCGGCGCCGTTTAAACCTTCGGCCGCGACGGCGACAGCCATGGTGGTGTGTCGCACCAGAGCACTGAGCGACGCTGAACAGCCAGATGTGCAGCGCGACGTTCATGCCCGGCTCTACATGCCACTCGGGTCGGACTTCACCGGTGGGTTCACCGACCGTACGGCTGCCCCTCCGCCAACTTCAACTAGAGAcgcgcagcatcgctgcTCGCTGCCTTCATCAGAGGAGCGCGCTCCACTACTGGACGGCATGGGTTCCAATGATAAAGAGGCCGTGGAgacggcgccagcagctccgccagccaccaccacgaacacagcagcagagccggCGCTGTCGAGTGAGCAGCGCTACGCCTTCCATGTGACGGTTAAggagcaccacagcgcctTTATCACTGGCGGCGCCGGAACGGGCAAGTCGCACCTGCTTCGCACCATAATTCGTGCCTTACCTGCCTCTTCTACCTTCATCACCGCGACGACAGGCATTGCCTCTCTCAACCTCAGCGGCTCGACGCTGCACAGCTTCGCCGGCTGCGGCATTcccaaccgcagcagcacgcgcgacAGCCTACTGAGCAGTGTTCTCAGCAAGCAGCGCTGtgtgcgcagctggcgcatTTGCCGCGTACTTATCATCGACGAGGTGTCCATGCTGGAGCCAAGTTTCTTTGGCCTGATTGACTACATTGCCCGACACGTGCGCAACCGCCCGCACGAGCCGTTCGGCGGCATCCAGCTGATCCTCTCGGGTGACTTTCTCCAGCTCCCGCCAGTGTCGCGCGAGCGGCGCGACAGCAGCCCGCAGTTCTGCTTCGAGACGGAGTCGTGGTGGAAGGTTAACCCAACTGTATGTCTCCTCTCAACGCCGTTCCGCCAACGCAACCTGCGCTTCTTTGCCATCTTGAATGAGATGCGCTTTGGGGAATTGCAGCCGGACTCAGTCGAGCTGCTCTACTCAATGGACACGACAGAGCGGGTGCACTTTGTGCGACGCACAGACGTCACCGCGAGTTTGAAGATGGGGAGCGGTGATGGCCCATCGGTGGTGCGTGTAGGCCACAAGCGGGGCGCCGATGTGAGCGCGGAGGCTGtcgcacgcggcgcagccACTTGCAAGACGGAAGTGTCGTCCAGGAGTATTCAGCAGACGCGGCTGGAGCTTGTCAACGGCGCCGGCCGTGCCATTGATGCTCCGTTCGATGGCTACACAATCCTCCGTGCCACCCGCGCCGAGGTGGACGCGGAAAATCAGAAGTACTACCACCAGCTCACCACCGAGGAATTCGTGTACCGAGGCTTCCACACAGGCAGGGGTGCCTTCCCGGATGGCGCGCTGGCGAAGGTCGTGCAACTGCGCAAGGGCTGTCGTGTTATGCTCATCAAGAACTTCGACTCTCGGTTGGGGCTCGTTaacggcagcaccggcactGTCACTGACTTTGTCAGCTTCGCCGGCGGCTACTACTTCAAAGCACAGGGCATCTGCGCCGACGACGCACGCTCCATCTGTGTTGGGCGAGGCAACGACATGGATCAACGGCACACAATGCTGCCTGTGGTAGCCTTtgacctgcgccgcgctgaTGGCACCGTGACCTCACGTGAGCTCGTTGTGGAGCCGCAGGAGTGGAAGGAGATGCTTGGATCGCGCGAGGTGGCGCGCTCGGTGCAGATCCCGCTCATCCTCGCCTACGCCATCACCATACACAAGTCGCAGGGGATGTCGCTGACGCAGGTGGATATCGACTTCCAGAATGTATTTGAGTCTGGTCAGTCGTACGTGGCGCTTTCAAGGTGCACCGATATGGCCTACGTGCGACTGCACGGGTTCGATGCGCATCGCGTCAGCACAAACGCCACTGCTCTTGCGTACTACAAGGCGCTGGCTCTtcagcaggagcggctgcgctggcgtcgTACTCATGTGCCACAGGTGGtggctgccgaggaggcaGTAGAGGCGTTCAGCTGCACACCGTACAGGTATGCGCTTCCAAGCGAAGCCCAGACGCTGGCACGACCCAGGAGAGAGGATCGCACGACAGGGTTCATCTCCACCTCCAATACGATCTCCTCCACGTCCTCGTCCACGTCGTCTAGCTGCGACTCCTCGTCTGACAGGGCCGGTCTGCAACCCAGGGacctcgacgacgaggacgtgGTCCCcaagagcgaggggaggagagagagacacggcggcaacgacggcgaAGGATGTACACGAAGGGGGTGCGAAAAGCTCCACCGGCGCTGGGATCGAGGAGGCTGTGCATGGACGGACAATCATCGTGAGCCGCACATGCGCGCGTACGCGCATGACGGGCTTGGCGAAGAACCGAATGATAGCAGCGACAATGGGGGTGACGGCATGAACGAGACGATGCGGTTAGAcaagctgcggcgccgcatcACCCCACTACTGGCGATGGCGGCCATGGTGAAGCACCTTGTCACACGGCAAGCGATGCCACTACATTGCGTCTGCAACTCGCGCATCGTCGTCGATATGCACGCACTATTTCAGCTGGTGACGGGGCCGGAGTCGTCAGCGGCGTTCGATGTGCTCTTTGCCGAGCACGACAACATGATGCGGGTGCCGCTGTGCGTCCACACACTCGTCACGGAGGCCGCGTCATACCGGAGCTGCTCAGAATCCCTCAACCCATTGACGCCACCCCATCTGCCCGTGGCGAGTTCAAACAGCCGTCTCGGTGACGCTCTCGTGGGCTACAACGCCTTCCGAGTAGACTCAGGTGGCGCGAAGTACGAGTCGGCGGATGCCCCGCTGCTTGCAGCCTCCTACGTGGCAGCCGAGGCTCTTGCGGTGATGGAGCGGGCTAAGCAGGACTTTATCCTTGATGTGCAGCGACCGGAGCAAACGTGCGCGCTGCCGGAGCCGAACCCCAGCTGGCGGAGGTTCACGGaggtgttgccgctgctctgccgtCGAGCGGTGGAGGCTCAAGTGAACGGTGGGGCAAGGCTCACTGCTGCGAATGAGGCGGATGATACGTGCGACGAAGTGGATTTCATCCTCAATCGCGACCCCCGCGAggctctccaccaccgcgcTATCCTCGAGTACACCATGTACCTGCAGGCCACCTTCGGCCAAGGTGTCGTTATTTGCACCGACTCCGTCCTACTGGCCGCGTACGCCTTCGCGTGGGGGCTGCGCGTGGTGTCCATCGACTACCTGTGCAGCCggaacagcggcggcgatggggtGGTTGCCTGATGGGGCTgagggagtgtgtgtggggggtggggggtggggtgacCGGCTGTTCGCCACGGAATATCCAACACGcagacacaaacacacgGACACGGGGAAAGCCTGGCGCATAGCTTGAGGGTTAAGCAGCTCGGTGGTTTCATGAGTGCCAACGACTAACGCGGGAGGCCACTGTCCATGCGTGTATCTCTCAGTGTTGGACTGGTCTGCTGCTCGTGGgatctcctccctttccttttccctctgtgCGGAttggcgtctctctctctctctctgcctctctcacgcaGCAAAGCACTTGCACAGGCCCATCCGCGTCATTGCAGCGCAGGACGTGGTACGACGACTTTTCCACTCTCGTGCAGATGGTGATAGCGCATCTAGCAACAAACGACGTCTCATCACTTCTCGACTATCACCATCATCCCTTCTGCGGTCACACGACCATGATGCTGaccacatacacacgcgcgcatgtCTGCGCTGCACTACACACGCATCCAGAGCACTGTAGAcaccccctcactctcttttcctACCCCTGTTCTATACGGCTGCTACTCCTCACGGACAATTTCATCGAGGATTACGTCATCGACTCATAAGCAACGGAGAAAATCAACTTCAGCATCTCTTCatctcaccccccccccccactcagACTCATCCCAACcccacaccacccacacgccaATGACCACCCCATGTTGGCAGACGAGCCACCTGCTCATTaagcacagcggcagccgcaacCCTGTGTCCCGCCGCACCGGGATGCCCACCACCTTATCTTACGACGAAGCCgccgcagagctgcagcagtggcgtcAATCCATCGAAGATGGCAAGATGACCTTTGAGGATGCCGCTCGTCAGCGCAGCGACTGCGGCAGCTACGTCCGCGGCGGTGACCTTGGCGTCTTTGGTCCTGGGGAGATGATGAAACCCTTTGAGGATGCCACGAAGGGGCTGGAGGTGGGCCAGATGAGCGACCTTGTTGCGACGGATAGCGGCGTGCACCTCATCAAGCGGATTGCGTGACGCAGCACAGCTGTTtccgctgtgtgtgtgtttgtgagAGCGGCTCGGGTAAAATCGCGTTGTGCTTTAAGGACGCccatccacacccacacagacaggcgacgagggggtgggcggaggaggagggcggagTCAGAGAGTGTGCCAACGCCACTGATATATTTCCGTGTGCCTGCACaggtgggggaggtgggggtgagggaaACGGCAGACAACCACTCACGCTGttcaccctcccctctctcttcgctggCTGTCATtcgcccccttcctcgtttGCCCTCTTTCCTCAAACACTCGCAtactccttttcctcttggTAAAATCACCTACGTGACGATGAGAGCGCACCcctcagtgcgtggtgtCTCAGGGCTCAGCACCCCCCCACtcggtgtggggaggccaggcagcccccgcCATTCCTGTcagtgccgagccacttctggtgctGACGGGGCCCAACGCCTGCGGTGTGGGGGAGGTCCGAGCGGTgtctcgctgctgacgtcgaCGGTGAGGgcctggatggcgctgcgtcggagcgacctgcgggAGTGAGCAGGTGTGTGCCACCCATATTATGATGGGCGGCGTGccagggggtggggcggggcgTACGCGTCTCCCCCGGCCCTCGCCGCTCAGTGGCGTGGCGAGACTGGGTGTGTCTCACCTCCCGAGGGGTGCGCCACTGGGCAGCGCAGTGGGAGGGGACTGTGGAGCGACCAGCGGAGCGGGTGGCTGTGTGGAGTCCGAGGCGGAGGGCCGTGCTGAGACGACTGGgtgcgcgcactgctgtaggGTGGGTGTCTACGCCTGCTTTGCGCCACGTGCATGGCacctgtggcaggccggtggtggtcgtggtcgtggtggtgggatgGGCTCTCGTGCTGCTGTATGGCGGCGAGAGGACACAGTGAACGGGCGAAAATTGTCAGCGCTGTTTTTTCTATATCGTGTGGCGGTGAATTCGATGTCGCCGGGGGTGACCGCGACGTTGGCGCCCACCGACAAGTAACGTACGGAAAGGCACAGGGGCAGGGGCGTATACATGCGATTTtgtctgcccccctctctctttctggcTGCCACTCCCTGCGGATCGCTAGCCGTGTacccgcctctctcgcctaTTGCATGCTTGTTCTCATGTACCTGTTCTCTAGTACCcaagagagagtgagcgagaGCGAAGGCAGTTCGGCGTAGTGACAGCGTGAGATGAACTCCAGAGCGCGTCTCATATGTTGCCCCTCATGCCAGTAatgccctcttcctcattgCTGCTTCGCTTTTACCCCTACGCTCTGTCATCCTCTCCTCCGTCCTCCCGCATTTGTTGGTCGTGTTTTGCCactgtgctgcaccacggctgCCATGTGTAGCGCGTAGCGCTGAGcggtcgctctctctgtgcgaaGGCGCTTCTTCGATGGCGAAGTTCGTACGTATGTGGGCCCTCGCTTTCCACTCGCACGCACCACAGCCTATTTTGCTGTTGCCCTGAGGCTGAGATCTTGAAGGAaacgcagaggagcagcacgccTTCTGTGGATGTTGGAGCTGTGCTTCTATGCATGGTCAcgcacctcttctccgcaCTGCTCACCCCttcccgctctcctcctcctgtagCTCAGATGGTGCATCATGTGGAGTCTGGAGCTACCCCTCACTCACACCTGTTCTCTGCTCTGGCCTAactgaagggggggggcggagatTTCCTACGCACTACAGCTCTGTTGCGACCTGTGTAGCCGATGCCTGCTCACTCGCTGCGCTCTACGGCTACAGTGGCACCGTCCGCGGCACAGGCGGCATAGATTCAGTTACTGGAGTTACAGCTGCGATCGTTGAGGACAGAGCAGGGCCACTACCGCCGGCACTACGATGAGCTGGAGCGAGTGTGCTGGGATATGCTGAAGGACTGggtggaagaagaggggagtggTGCGCTTGCATCAACGAGACTAGTGTGGTTGCCTCCTGCAGGTGGCGCCCTTTTTGCTGGCTTTGTTGTCTCCGCCACCGTTACTTTCACGACTCGTGGCCGCTCCGCCTGCGAACATTGGAGGGCAAAGGTTGAGCTCCCCCCGACCTCAGTCTCCTTTGCTGAGCCACTCCCGCTCCCTTCTCCGTATAGAAAGGCGACTTCGGCAAGAATCTCATTTTCTCAGAGAACAACCCAACCTCACTCCAGCGGCTTCTCTCCGCCGTTCCAGCGCAACACAATCTCATCGCCAAGTCCGAACCCATGTTTGCGTCAGTCTGGTGAGGTGGATGTACTCTCGGTGCAAGAGGCACAACTGTTGTTCAGTCGACTGTGCACGCTGCCCCAGTGGGTAGGTGATCTAGCAACCAGTTTCTCGGCAGCCCCATCGTCGGCAGTAGCGGTGGCCGTGCCCTTAGCGACTCGAGTGCTGCGTGCTCAGCGTCCCCGCTATCAGCGTGTAAGTTACCGCAGAGACGTGTCACGGCGCTCAGGCTGCACCGCACAGTAGATGACTTGTTCATGCTCTTCATCCAGCTGCAGACGACGCTGACGGACACTGTGTAGTGCACAAGGCGGCCACCCTCCTgcgctctccacccctccccacacgtATCGCGACCACGGCATGGGGTTGGTGCGACTGCGAGCCATCaatcagcagctgcgggggTACAAGCAGTCGCACTGGGCTATCGGAGAGGACATCGACGTTGCCAGCCTGCGATGGAACCACAGCACCTCGTCGTGCTGGGCTGCTGCTATCATCGcggtcgccaccaccacctccgggCTATGTGGCCTCTCAACAAGTCGGCTCTTTCGGTTGCTCTTTGTGGACGGTGAGGGCGACCATGTTGGGTCgcacccccccaccccttccgcTTCTCCCCCAACTACGTTTTTCTGCTCTTTCCGgccctcgcctctctcgctgtgtcCGTGTTGGGGGAGTGCAcgtggctgcagcagcgccactcgAGTAGAGACACTGGCGGGAAACgagagaaggacgaggagaacaAGGCGGAAAGCGCAACAGTGACGACTCGTGACGTTGTTGTACCCCAGCGCTCTATCGGTactctctccaccacctcctccctttgtTTGGTATCCCACACCTCCACACGTCCTTCTGTGTATCGTCGTTAGCCTTGTACCGGTGCAAattccaccaccgccatcgtcTTCTGCACGTCGCACAGCGCACGGGCGATGCGGTGCGCGACGCGCATTAGCCGCTCCCCGCTGAACAGCGCGGCTTGCAGCCCCGGAAGCGCATGTTTTGGGGTGTCCACTCTCCGCGCCGTTGGTGCCATCCACGGCGTTCAAGTGGGGAGCTTcagcctcaccgccggcGTCTCGGCGGGGCTACAATGCACCCTGAGCACGTCGAGCTTCTTTCCTGTGGACTGCCGAGACTGTGGCGCttgcgcgccgccgttgcccGCAGAGCCGGCAGAGTTGGACGTACCGGGAGTCGCGCCCCCGCCGAAGATGTCGACTGGGGGTAACGTGTACACCCTGCACGTCGTTGGCCCCACTGCGTTCATCGCTGAGGCCGCCGAGGTGCTCGGTGACGATGTCCTCGTTGATGTTACTGGCAAATATCATGTGGAGCCGTACACCTTCTGGCGATCCGGTAAGTACGAGTGCCCCACTGTACGTCTCACGTACGATCGTCTCCGCAGCACTGCGGACTCACTTCGTATTCTGCGCGCCCCAGACAACACTGTGGCgaggcagcgacgcctcTATCGCGCAATCTTCATGGGCAAGAACGTGTGACATTGCCTCCTCCCatcatgtgtgtgcgtgggtgcgcgtgGGCTCACGTCACGGAACGCTAAACGCGCACGGGCACCCCTACTCGCACGATCCTCCTCCGGCAGAGGCGCTTTGGCTTGCGCAACAtctggggagggggagagaccactgctgtcgctgctgcccccacGACTCTACCCCAcggcttcttcttccccttccttctcgaGCGATGTGGCGCCCGAGGGGTTTGTTTCGCTGTTGTTTCTTCGTTGTGCAGCGGCCCTCTTCGAGGAACGCGCCTTCACGGCATCGTGACCGCATTGACATCACCTCACTGTGGATGCAATGCACGTACCCAACGACTCCcattctctccccctctctccctcttatTGCACTTTCACATGCCACTCCGTGCCTGACGTGTTCTGTCGGTGTTTGGGCTCGCTCACGCTGCTTCCCCTTCCGCTGGACCGTAAAGTTCAGCCTAACACTCAGCTCAGATCGTACGAGGGTGGCCCAACCCAGCGCTACAAGCGAGCATCTCATACCCGAGGCTGGAAGAGCACAAAGCAGTTCAACTCGTTCAGTGAAGTCATCGTCGCGCTCCACACTACTACACATTGTAGCAGCAGGCGGGTCTGGGCTAGATTTCACCTGCGCGATGTAGAGGAGACGTAACAGTGATTTACTCAGATACGCACTCCTCCatgaaggcagagagagaaagagagagcggcacgagaagcgaagagaagagggtcACTTTCAGTAAACAGCGGGGAGGGTGGCCAGCGGCTCCGTGAGTCACCCATGATACGAAGTGGCCGGCATTCCCGCTGATGGTGAATGCAGTCAGGGGTAGGtcgagacagagagacaaaggAAAAGCTTAGCGCAGTGCGCTGGGTGCACCTCAAACTCTCGTCTCCTCCCCTACTCCCGTCCGTCGGCACACATCACTTCAGATGGAGGGGGTACGCGTGTGAGCTGCGCCCCTGTGTGAGTGCCTTGGTTGAGTTTCTCTCACTTCTCTACGGTTTCCGCCTCTCTCATTCACTTTGTCTCACTCGTTCTGTGGCCTGTGCTTGCGTGTTCGTGCACGTATGCCGGCGTTGCAGCAACGCGCGCctccgcacacgcacgcttcAGTACTCTAAGGAGAGGGGCACCCGCATACATACAGCTGTGTCACACAGCGACGCGCGCATGAACGCGTACACACCACCCCCGGTtagctcccctctcttcctctcttttcattcTCTCCACTCTTAGTGTAGCACACCATGCCACCGGTGCCGAGGCGTTCAGGCGCCAGCCTCACGACAAGCATGCCGC
Above is a genomic segment from Leishmania panamensis strain MHOM/PA/94/PSC-1 chromosome 7 sequence containing:
- the PIN1 gene encoding peptidyl-prolyl cis-trans isomerase/rotamase, putative (TriTrypDB/GeneDB-style sysID: LpmP.07.1090), with product MTTPCWQTSHLLIKHSGSRNPVSRRTGMPTTLSYDEAAAELQQWRQSIEDGKMTFEDAARQRSDCGSYVRGGDLGVFGPGEMMKPFEDATKGLEVGQMSDLVATDSGVHLIKRIA
- a CDS encoding hypothetical protein (TriTrypDB/GeneDB-style sysID: LpmP.07.1100), yielding MRCATRISRSPLNSAACSPGSACFGVSTLRAVGAIHGVQVGSFSLTAGVSAGLQCTLSTSSFFPVDCRDCGACAPPLPAEPAELDVPGVAPPPKMSTGGNVYTLHVVGPTAFIAEAAEVLGDDVLVDVTGKYHVEPYTFWRSGKYECPTVRLTYDRLRSTADSLRILRAPDNTVARQRRLYRAIFMGKNV
- a CDS encoding DNA repair and recombination helicase protein PIF7, putative (TriTrypDB/GeneDB-style sysID: LpmP.07.1080); its protein translation is MDALAVQHSSQQTNSSTPGSHVLLPDNDDRRDPYLLPIIFPPNSIDSTSPAPLPSMRHNGLASSASHPRITDDWDASAQSQTSTSSASSLFTCSSAPLLGSEARSSVLLGDTRATRDMEGVAIPDSTAVGGAFSPRHGVVVHPSTQPITKCVPELTAAEKGPETEEVQSCMTLSSTASSPEAFPLTEAAPPPPQQPWVLLSSSSNEGHYGQHKDDEVAQLLSCSSSVPSLPTVLTSSAMFGGTAVDEPSSLSPAPFKPSAATATAMVVCRTRALSDAEQPDVQRDVHARLYMPLGSDFTGGFTDRTAAPPPTSTRDAQHRCSLPSSEERAPLLDGMGSNDKEAVETAPAAPPATTTNTAAEPALSSEQRYAFHVTVKEHHSAFITGGAGTGKSHLLRTIIRALPASSTFITATTGIASLNLSGSTLHSFAGCGIPNRSSTRDSLLSSVLSKQRCVRSWRICRVLIIDEVSMLEPSFFGLIDYIARHVRNRPHEPFGGIQLILSGDFLQLPPVSRERRDSSPQFCFETESWWKVNPTVCLLSTPFRQRNLRFFAILNEMRFGELQPDSVELLYSMDTTERVHFVRRTDVTASLKMGSGDGPSVVRVGHKRGADVSAEAVARGAATCKTEVSSRSIQQTRLELVNGAGRAIDAPFDGYTILRATRAEVDAENQKYYHQLTTEEFVYRGFHTGRGAFPDGALAKVVQLRKGCRVMLIKNFDSRLGLVNGSTGTVTDFVSFAGGYYFKAQGICADDARSICVGRGNDMDQRHTMLPVVAFDLRRADGTVTSRELVVEPQEWKEMLGSREVARSVQIPLILAYAITIHKSQGMSLTQVDIDFQNVFESGQSYVALSRCTDMAYVRLHGFDAHRVSTNATALAYYKALALQQERLRWRRTHVPQVVAAEEAVEAFSCTPYRYALPSEAQTLARPRREDRTTGFISTSNTISSTSSSTSSSCDSSSDRAGLQPRDLDDEDVVPKSEGRRERHGGNDGEGCTRRGCEKLHRRWDRGGCAWTDNHREPHMRAYAHDGLGEEPNDSSDNGGDGMNETMRLDKLRRRITPLLAMAAMVKHLVTRQAMPLHCVCNSRIVVDMHALFQLVTGPESSAAFDVLFAEHDNMMRVPLCVHTLVTEAASYRSCSESLNPLTPPHLPVASSNSRLGDALVGYNAFRVDSGGAKYESADAPLLAASYVAAEALAVMERAKQDFILDVQRPEQTCALPEPNPSWRRFTEVLPLLCRRAVEAQVNGGARLTAANEADDTCDEVDFILNRDPREALHHRAILEYTMYLQATFGQGVVICTDSVLLAAYAFAWGLRVVSIDYLCSRNSGGDGVVA